CATCAACATTAGTTTACAAAAATAAAAAAGACGGTGTTTAAACCGTCTTTTTTATCTGTTAATTCTATCTTAGAAATTCCAACTTATAAAACCGTCTTTATAGACATTGTAGATATAATCTGCTTCCACTAATAGTATAAATACCAAGTAGATAACAAGAAATATCGGTGTCCAAACGATTGCTCTTCTTAAAGAGGTTTTTTCATCTCTTAAGTGCATAAAGTCCCAAGCAATGTAATAGGCCTTTACAAGGGTTAGAATAATGAATATCCAGTTCAACAATTTCATACCCAAAAAATAGGTATCCGTAAGAGAGGCTGGTTTCAAAATACCAAGGACAACTTCTACAATGGTAACCAAAGTTAGAAATATAAGTACGCCCCAAATCTTTTGTGTATTCGATTTGAATTTTAATAAACCTCTAAAAATCTCTAGTTTATGTTCGTGTGCCATTCTGTAAATACTGTTTTTTTTTTAATTTTTTATAATCGGATGCGGGGGAATGTATTACACCAAATAAAAGAATGTAAATACAAATACCCATACTAAATCTACAAAGTGCCAGTAAAGACCAACCTTTTCGACCATTTCATAGTGCCCTCTTCTCTCATAGGTACCTATAACCACGTTAAAGAATATAATAAGGTTTATGAGTACCCCAGAAAAAACGTGAAAACCGTGAAAACCTGTTATGAAGAAAAAGAAATCCGCAAACAAGCGACTACCATATTCATTACGAACAAGATTGGCACCTTCTACTACCATGACTGCGTCGTCTAGCTTAGATAATGATGCCTCTCTGGTCAAAACTGCTTTCTCACCTATTCCTTCTATATTGGAAACCTCTTTTTCAAATCTAGCAGCCATTGCCACATCTTTTGGTCTATCGGATGTTTTTAACTCCTCAACGTCGGGAAGTATAGTCTCCGTACGTATAACAATATTGGAATTGGCCTTAAAACCAGCTACGACTTCATTTAGATTATAACTAGTTCTTGTACCTTCTTCGTAATACCAAATACCGTTCTTCTTCTCATGTGCCACGCGCTCACCAGGTATTACCTCGGCAAAATCGGCAATGGCAGCCCTTTTACCTGTATCTGCATTAACAAATTGTAGGATTCTACCACCCTTAGTTTCCAAGGCACCATAATCACCACTAATAAAAGTTGCCCATTCCCAAGCTTGTGAACCTACAAAAATTGCACCGCCTATAATTGTGGCGAACATATACCAAATAACGGCGTTCTTTTTCATCTTATGCCCAGCATCAACTGCCAAAACCATGGTTACCGAAGACATAATTAACACAAAGGTCATAAACGCTACGTAGTACATTGGTGCTTCAACACCGTGAAATCCCGGAAAGTGCGTAAAAACCTCATCTGCAATAGGCCAAGTTTCTATAAACTTGAATCTTGAAAAACCGTAAGCGGCCAAAAATCCAGAAAATGTAAGCGCATCCGAAACAAGGAAGAACCACATCATTAACTTACCGTAACTAGCACCTAAAGGCCTATTACCACCTCCCCAAACGTTTTCTTCTGTTGCCGTTGTAACCGTAGTATCCATATATGAAATATCGTTTTAATAAAACTTTAGCAAATTTACATTTTTTTCATCCTATATAAAAGCTGAAATGTATTCAAAACTCGTAATAATTAGAATTATTATTTAACAAAGGTCATAAATACAATTAAGTACACCCACAATAGGTCCAAAAAGTGCCAAAATGTAGCACCTAATGTTATTCCCAAGTATTCTTTAGACGAATATTTTCCTCTCTTCTGATTGTATATCACCACCAATAACGAAATCATGCCCGCAGCAACGTGAATGATATGCACCATTGCTATTAAAAACACATAGGACATTTTAATACTACTGGTAGGACCGGTAAAATAATATCCTTCCGCCACCATTTGGGAGAAACCGCTAAACTGCAGAAAAATAAAAGCTATCCCAAGACCTAGTGTTACCAATAACCACAAGCCGGCGGTAGATTGCTTATCATTCTTTACCGCGTTTTTAGCTAGGATGTAAGTAAGACTGCTTATAATGATCACCAAAGTACTGATATAAAACGTACTTGGTAAATTAACGTCACTAGCCCAGTCTTCTCGTGAACTACTTACGATGTAAGCGCTTGTCCACCCCGCAAACCCCATAAGCAGACTCACAATTCCGAACCAAAGCATCATTTTTTTTGCTCTGTCGTTCTTTTCTTTAACGGTACCTTGAGTTAAATCCATATGTTCTTTTTCTTAAGCAATAAATTTATCGATAACATATACCACCTGCATCAGCGTGATATACGTAACACTGGCCAACATCAATTTTCTAGCCGAGACATTATCCCTTTTACTATATAGCTGTAGTGCGAAAAACAGCATTACACCGCCCATTAAAAATATGAGAACCGCAGCAGGAACGGATAATGTTAGCCTACCTGTAATTCCAAATACCGGAATAATACTAATGACCATCATCCAAATAGTATACATAATTATCTGTAGCGCAGTTCCCGTATCTTTCTTACCGGTAGGAAGCATTTTAAATCCTCCTTTTTTATAGTCCTCGTCCAACATCCAACCCAAAGCCCAAAAGTGCGGAAATTGCCAAAAAAACTGAATCATGAACAAGGTTCCGGGCTCAATTCCAAAATCGTTCGTGGCAGCCACCCATCCCAACATAAAAGGAATGGCACCTGGGAATGCACCAACGAATACGGCCAAAGGTGTTTTTGTTTTTAATGGAGTATACACACTGGTATAAAGAAATATTGAAATTGCCCCGAACATGGCCGTTTTCGGGTTCAGAAAATATAAGGAAATAACACCAAGAATAGTAAGTATAATTGCGATAGCCATTGCAGTTCTGCTGCTCATCCTACCTGCAGGTATTGGCCTATTTTTGGTTCTACTCATCAACGCATCCAGGTCTTTTTCTATAATCTGGTTATATGCATTACTGGCCCCAACCATACAATAACCTCCGAAAGCCAAAAGAAGAATGGACACCATGCTTAATTCATAGGCACCTAAAAAGTAGCCGGCCACTGAAGAAAAGACCACACTAATAGCTAGCCTAGCTTTTGTAATTTCCTTAAAATCAGCAAAAACCAACGCAAATGAATTGCTTTTTGCTGAGCTGACTGCGGTCTTCATCGTTAATAAAAAATAAGGATACAAAGATAACCTCCACGCCATATCCCTGCAACCAAACACAGCTATTTCTGTTATATTTGAAGGATGATAGCTTATTCAAATTAATACTACACTATGAAAAAATTAGATTTACGTTCTTTCCTCATTTTCTTACTACTATTTTCCCTGAAGGTTACCGCACAAAAAGATGATGTTGTGATTACTGTAGACACCTTATCCAACAACGTTTACATGTTAACGGGTCAAGGAGGAAATATCGGTATATATGTTGGAAAAGAGAATGTTTATATGATTGATGACCAATTTGAACGATTAAGTCCTAAAATTAAAACCGCCATCGCTTCCTTGACATCAAAACCTATTGCCTTTCTCTTTAATACGCATATGCACGGAGACCATACTGGAGGCAACATAAATTTCAATAGTAAAGAAACTATTTTAATAGCCCATGACAACGTAAGGAATAGCCTATCCGCAAAATTGGCAGAAAAACCAGAACTTGGTGCTGCAATCTTACCCGAAATTACCTTTTCTGACGATGTTACCCTCTACGATGGAGAAGAGACCATAATGGCCTTTCATGTTCATAATGCGCACACCGACGGAGATGCAATGATATATTTTATGAAGAACAATGTGCTTCACATGGGTGATACCTACTTCTCAGGAAGATATCCTTATATAGACCTGAAAAACGGAGGTAGTGTTGAAGGTTATATCAAAGCCCACAGAAAAGCGTTATTGCTCATTAATGAAGACACCAAGATAATTCCAGGACACGGAAGGCCTTCCTCGAAACAAGAACTTGCATCCTACACGGAAATGTTGGAGATGATAAAAGCCAATATACTTGAGGCCATTAAGGACGGAAAAACACTTGAAGAAGTGCAACAAGCCCAAGAGCTGACAAGTTCATATGACGCCACGCATGGCTCGGGCTTTATTAATCCAGAAAAAATAAGAGCTACGTTTTATAATAGCTTGAAACAATAGTCCTAAAAATATAGCACTCGTCAAAAAAAAAACCCGAATCTTTGATTCGGGCTTTTCTATGTTTTAGGTTTTAAACCTTTTACTGTAGTTTAAATGTGATAGGAATACTAAAAGGAACACGTACTGCTCTACCTCTCTGTTTCCCTGGCGTCATCTTAGGTAATTTCGCAATGATTCTCGCAGCTTCTTTTTCCAAGTTCTTATCCGGTCCACGCATTCTTACGTTACCGATGCTTCCATCTTTCTGAATTACGAACATGATATTTACCCTTCCTTGCACACCCATTTCCTGAGCGATTTCTGGGTAGCGGAAGTTTTTACTGATATGCTTCTGCATCATTTTGTTAAAACAAGCTCTTTTGTCGCTTTCACTTTCACAGCCAGGAAAAACAGGTACGTTTTCAATTACCGCAAAAGGAACGTCTACATCCTCTTCCATTTCCTCTACTTCAACATCCTCTACTTCGATAATTTCTTCCTCTTGACTCGTTTCTGTAGACTCGATAACCGTTTCCTCAACCTCTTCTTCGTCCTCTACAACCTCGATAATTTCAGGTGCGGCTGGTGGTGGTGGAGGTGGTGGTGTTTTTATCTGTTCGGTCATCGGAACTTCTTCATCCAACAAATCATCCACATTCATAGAAATGTCATAATCATTGCTCTCATCATACGTTTTCCATTCAAATGCTACGTAAGTAAACAGCATTACGGCGAACAGACCAATTACAAAATAGAGACTACTATTTTTTGTTAAGTCCGCTTTAGGATTCTTTTTAGGTTCCATATCTATTCAATTTAGTGATTGCTAATTTAACTAATAAAATCATAATTATGCAATTAAAATTTTCATTTTAACGGCCATCGGTTGGAAAATAGCGACTTACCGATCCACATTCCCGATAATGCGCCTAAGGTATTGGCTATTGCGTCCAGAACATCCCCTTGCCTGTTCGCCGTAAACCCTGCTTGTAATACCTCAATAATTACGCCATAGGCAATTGCAAAAATTAGCATAAAAATTAGCCCTTTCTGCGGTCCAAAACGATTTTTGAATTGTTCATCGAAGGCAAAAACTCCCAAGACGACCATAACAAAGTAGAATCCAAAATGAACGATCTTATCAAAATGGGGGATGTTAATATAGGACACATCAACCCCCTCAAAAGAAGATAAGCTGGAAAATGTTACGAACATTAACCAGCTTATAAATGCTATTCTAAATATGATTGGTTTAAGCACCAACAAGAGCTTTGTAATCTTCATCACTCAACAGGTCGCCTAACTCGCTTTCATCACTAAACTTTATTTTCACCATCCAGCCGTCGCCGTAGGGATCCGAATTTACTTTTTCCGGCTCATCTTCTAAAGACTCGTTGAATTCTATAATCTCTCCAGAGAGTGGCAAGAATAAATCAGAAACCGTCTTAACCGCCTCTACCGTTCCAAAAACAGCTTCCCTTTCCAAGGTTTCGTCCAGGGTATCCACTTCAACATAAACGATATCTCCAAGTTCTCCCTGTGCAAAATCCGTAATACCAACAGTGGCAATATCACCATCTATCTTTACCCATTCGTGATCCTTTGTATATTTTAATTCTGATGGTGTATTCATTATGTCTGTTTTGAGTTTGGACAAATGTAAATTATTCTTGAAAAGTATTCAAATCGAAGCCTAAAATTCAAAGATAAATTAGGCCCCGTCAATTGATTTAATTCAATACTAAGGACAGGCAACCTATTCTCTGGCAATGGATTTACTATAAATTTTTAATTACCAAAATTGTAACGCAATGTAAAACCAGCATTGATGGTAGTCTGGGGAAAGGCCGTTGAAACAGCGAACTGGGAGAAAGAATGGTCATAGAAAAATAGTGCATTCAGTTGTTTGCTAAGCGCATAATCGGCGGTAAACTTAATGGACAGTAGATTTTGCCCTGATGTTATTTGGTTGTTATCGATATCTAAATTTCGGATAATGGTGATATTGTCCCTAAGGGTAACATCGGCTTTAAGGTTCAAATCCCCTTTTAACCGTGTTTTATTTCCACCAATATTGGTCACAAATTTCACGTCTTTAATACGGTAGCCTAGACCCACCGTGTACTCTTTACCATTAATCTCCGTCATTAAATTATTGTCAAAACTCAAAGACAAAGCTCTATCGGTTCTTACTTCTGCCAATACACTCACGGAATTTTTCATTTCAAAATCTACGCGCATTAGCGGGTTAAACTGATCGGTAAGCACCACATTGTTAATGATATTATCCGGCAGAACATCCAAAGTTTCGGGATCAGTAGTGGTATTTTGTTTTTCAAGGTTTGTCTGGAACGAATTGATACTGTATGAAGCTCTATAGCCATGACTTAAAGAAAAACGTTTAAATTTCTTTTTGAACCATTTGTTCTTCATTAACCCGGTAAACTTAATATTCCAGTTTGGAATTGGAATGTCTCTAAAAGCATCCAGATTTACCCTATCTACGTCCTGCCCTGTATAAGCCGCAAAAAATGCAGGTAATAGGACATCTTGCTGTGTTTTACCGTAGCGTTGTGGAAAACCATCATCATCCAAAGTGCCCGGAGTTTCACCTCTGTCAGACACCAAACGATTAGCGATGGTAATTCTATTGTCCTTGAATTTTTGAAAATTAGCTGAATCAAATTCATCACTTTTTCCAAAAGCGGTACCGATCATCATTGTTGATATACTGAAGCTCCCAAAGTTATTTCCCAATTGTACTTGGTAGGGGTCATCAGCATCCAGATCAATATTAAAATTTTCCTGATAGCTATTAGAGAATTGCCTGTCGGCAACCAAGTCAATCGTTAAGTCTCTCGTAGGCTGTGCGGTGGCCGTAATGTTCAATTGTTTATTGGTTCTTTTGATGAACTGCTCGTTAAATTCCGGAAATGCCGTTAACCAACCATTCCTGGCCGCTTCAAAACGCACATCGGCCTGACTTCCAAATACAAAACCAATAGTTGGTCTGGCGGTGCCTATGAATCCTACAGATTGTGTATACCCTGGTAAAACCGTACCATTATTTTCATTATAGTTGATATTCAATCTTTTTACCATGGTCACGATATCGACCACCGTATTGAACAGTCCACTGGTTTTCTTCTCTATTTTTTCCTCTCCATCCGCTAAAATACCGGCCTTATCCCTTCGGACGGGTCGTGTGCTTTTTTTCGTAGCCGTCTCCCTCTTTTTAAGACCAATGAGATCATAAAACTTTTGCATGGTCAATGAGGCCGTAAGCGCATGTGTATTGGCATTTTGAATGGTATTTATCTGAGCATTGGGGTCATTTAAAGAAATCTGTGCCACTTCCGCGAGTGCATCTCCCCCACGCTGCCAATCAAAATTACTGGTATAGGTATATTGAGCATTGATAAAATCCAACGCAGGGATTTTAGCGAAGGGCAACTCATAATTCAATTGCATTTCCTGCGAGTGCCTGTTAGGCTCCCCTATGTCAAAAAAGCCATCCCATAAACCTAAGGCTTCATCAATGTCCGACCTTGGATTACCCTCCTCCTCAAAGTAATTTCTCACGATATTGTTGTTGGAAGCCGTCAGGTTAAGGCGGAGTGATTTCGTTAGATTGTAATTCACCGCGTATTGCCAGTTGAACAAGTAGTTACGCTGCTGAAGTTCCGGCAGTTCTAAACGATCTACGCCTTCTTCCCTTACATCCCTAAAACGTTGCGCATTGAACTGTCTATTAATATTAGAGTTCAGTGAAATACTTGCAGGCAATAGGTTTAGATTCAAGTCCTTGAGCCATTTCCAATATTTTCCATTGAACAAGGAATCTTTCTTAGCAAAAGGCGCCACCTCAACAGGATCAAAACTATGATTATATACAAAACCAGTATTTATGTTCTGGTCCCTTAATTCTGCAATTTCAAAGTCTCTATGCTCCGTTTCGTTATACGAATAGTTAAACGTAAAATTCTCGATATCGTAGAAATTCTCCTCGGCTTCCTCGCCCCTATCCTTACGAACACCTATTAAATTAATACTAGTTCTCTTGGTGTAGTCTTCTGCTTGCTCTCTTATCTCTTCCGCAGCCTCCTCGTCCGGGGCAGCATCTATTAAATCATCTAATTTTAAGTCGTCATAGACCGGGTCAAATTCTGGTGTAATAATCTGTTCGGAAATACCGTAGTTGAACGGTAATTGGATTCCCCATTTTTTAGGAAGCAATTGCCCTACATTAATATTGGTAACCACATCATAAGAAGTGGCATCTTCACGGGCGCGTTCATTGGGCATCTGGTCTATGGACCCAAAACCAGAAGTACTTGTACTTCCTGTAGCCGTTACGTTTGCAAAATCGGCAATGTTGGCATCTACGGCAGCTACCGCGGCATAGCCTCCGTTATTATCCAAACCTGCCAGACGCAATTCATTGAACCACACCTCACCTCTCGCAGGAAGATTGTCTTGGTTCTTGATACCCACCATGATACTTCTAATACTTCCCAAGGATGGATTACCTCTAATACCTATACGTATTCTACCCGGAGTACGCACATCAAACTCGTTTACCGGAAAGACCTCTCCGTTCTCCACTTCAAAGAAACGCACCTCACTTAGGTCTCCTCCTTGTATCCAAAGTGATTTAACTTTATTTAAATCGCTCAGGTCAATATCCATTTCATTCACTTCCGGCCAAATTTCACTTTCGGAAGCTGCATTGAACGGTGTAAACTGTAAGGGCAATTCAATTTGATAGAAATTCTGGGAAAAATCGGTACCCATTCTAAGGAAACCAACCAATGGTGTAGAACTATCCGCATAATCACTATCCACAATTTTTTCCGCATGCATGAACATCTTCAAGTTCTTGTATTGCCTAATGTCGATATTCAAATTCTTGAAAACCCCTCTGGAATCTTGTGCCTCTAAATTCTCTACCAACAAAGAAAGTGATTGCTCGTTCTGACGAATAATCGTGTTATTATTGTTCAACTGTTCCCTGACAACACCTGGAGGCAACACATAGGGAATTGGGATTCTACCACTGTTCTCCTCTATGTTTACCGTATTCACGTCTAAAGTAGTACCGTCATCGGCAGGGTTATCGTCAATATTCACATCTTGAAGCGTCTTGGTATACGTTCTCCAGTCGCCGCGCACCAAATCTAAAGTAGCAAAACGTAGTACGGTTGGACTATTAAAGCCTGTCATGTACATACGCATAAAGCTAATGGACCTAAAATCGGTGATACCTCCGACCGCATCGGTGAAATCGCTTAAAGGAATTTTATATTGTATCCACCTACGGTTCAATTGGTCGCCGTTTGGCAGCTCTGGCGTTATACCTTCCTTGATATCCGTTACGTACTTATCATTAATCGTAGTATTCGGTTTAATTTCTATGCGGTACTCATAATAACTGTTCACCGTGTTCATTGTCAAATCCCTGTCAATATCCTCTACATCCGGTAAGGTGGTGGACCCACGGTTGGTATTGGTCACCTGCACTGGGGAGTTTCCGTCGGGATTATTAAAATCCAAGTAACGTTCTAGAATTCCGCCTTCCCTGTTCAAGTAATACTGATAGTTGTCCAATGCAGGGTCTTCCCCGGGATTACTATCATAAATGGCTGCTTCGGCCGCGTCGTTTAAGCCATCAAAACCTATGTCCTGTAAAGCCCTATTGGGTTCACTGGCATCAAAAGCATAGACCAGTGATTGCGTTGCAGGCACCTCTCCCCAAGAAGTAGGCGCTACAAAATCGTTACTATCCACCCCGGGAAGTCCGTTTTCATATTGTTTTTTACCATCTCGCAAGACATCCTCCGAAATATTCCCCAGGTTCAATACCAATTCCCCGGGCGTTGTGGCCTCCCCATCAACATAAGGATCTAAAACCCAAAATTGCACAAACTCCACATTGGCCTGCTCAAAATTTGTGCTGCTCAAGGAACGCATAATTCCACCCCATTTCTCTGAAGGTGGCGCACTGGTAAAATTAGGATTGTTATTGTAAGGTCCTTTTAAATTTGGATAGTATGCCATATCCAAAGTTCCCTGAACCGTGGTCTGCCCTTGGGCAATATCTACTTGAGGAAAAACCTCATCTATGAATACCCTACGAGTAGGGTTTGTAGAAATATCATTATCGCTGATGCCATCAGGTCTTTGATTGGTATAGAAAATAGGGTCAATCGTATACCAAGCCATTTTAGCCCTGCCAAAACCATTTTCCAAGTTTGCAGGGTCTTCCGGAGAACTACCCGCTAGTTGTCCACCAGGAGCAAACTCCAGAGGTGTACTTGCTAGGGTCCATCCTAAGGATGCCCTAATATCTATGAGCGCCTGTGCGCCTTCGAAATCGTCAAGATAAGTAGTCGTTTCCCCTTGAAAATCAGCATTTTTAGGGGAATTCGGTTTTAACCATGCTATCTCGGCACGTACGGATAGGTTAGATGGAACATCCGTATCTATATTCGGAAGTTTGTTCACCATCCTTGTTAACCAAGGAACCTCGGTAGAAAAATTACCGTTTAGTCCAAAAATCGTATTATTTACAGGTTCTACTCCAAAGTTTGATTTTTGAGTCAACGGCCTTTCGTTCAGATTTAAAAGTGTACCGCCGAGCACGAAGTTCTTATTAATTTGATGTTCCACATTGATACCGGTAAAGCGCCTTGTTTGTTGGCCAAAGACTGCATTGTTCTCTACAGAGATATTAATGGGCGTATTTGAAGCCTCCAAACTAGGGTCAAGAATCTGTACGGTACCCGCCTGATAATTTACCGTATAATCGATACCTTCTTGTAACTGTCTTCCCCCTGCGGTAACACGAACAGAACCCCTAGGCACATTAAATGCCCCGATGGGAATACCATTACTTCCTTCTGCTTTATACCTACCTTTTAAAAGAAATTTATTTTTCTCGGGATCTTGTAATGCCGCAGCTTTTGTGAGTTCGTACATATCCCTGAATACATACTGGTCTTGATTTGCGTTATACGCCGATGGGTTGTTATATTGGTCCGCATTTCCGTTTTCCAAGGTCTGGAAAAGAAACTCCCCAAAAGGTTCCACTTTCGTGAACACAATACGCCCACCCTGTGTGTCTATGGTAATTCCCGGAATAAAATCAAAGAAACCATCACCTCCAGGTTGTATATCGTTGTAAACATTTAACCGATCTAGGTTAAAGACATCTAAAAGAATACGTTCCTGTAAGCCATCTGGCCAACCGGTTCCCGGACCTTCTTCAACCGGTGTAATGTAGTTACGAGGTGTAGGGTCAGAGTAGAGAATATTCATTTTAAAGTCGTCCTGACTTAATCT
This genomic window from Maribacter sp. MJ134 contains:
- the gcvH gene encoding glycine cleavage system protein GcvH — encoded protein: MNTPSELKYTKDHEWVKIDGDIATVGITDFAQGELGDIVYVEVDTLDETLEREAVFGTVEAVKTVSDLFLPLSGEIIEFNESLEDEPEKVNSDPYGDGWMVKIKFSDESELGDLLSDEDYKALVGA
- a CDS encoding cytochrome c oxidase subunit 3, which gives rise to MDTTVTTATEENVWGGGNRPLGASYGKLMMWFFLVSDALTFSGFLAAYGFSRFKFIETWPIADEVFTHFPGFHGVEAPMYYVAFMTFVLIMSSVTMVLAVDAGHKMKKNAVIWYMFATIIGGAIFVGSQAWEWATFISGDYGALETKGGRILQFVNADTGKRAAIADFAEVIPGERVAHEKKNGIWYYEEGTRTSYNLNEVVAGFKANSNIVIRTETILPDVEELKTSDRPKDVAMAARFEKEVSNIEGIGEKAVLTREASLSKLDDAVMVVEGANLVRNEYGSRLFADFFFFITGFHGFHVFSGVLINLIIFFNVVIGTYERRGHYEMVEKVGLYWHFVDLVWVFVFTFFYLV
- a CDS encoding MBL fold metallo-hydrolase; this translates as MKKLDLRSFLIFLLLFSLKVTAQKDDVVITVDTLSNNVYMLTGQGGNIGIYVGKENVYMIDDQFERLSPKIKTAIASLTSKPIAFLFNTHMHGDHTGGNINFNSKETILIAHDNVRNSLSAKLAEKPELGAAILPEITFSDDVTLYDGEETIMAFHVHNAHTDGDAMIYFMKNNVLHMGDTYFSGRYPYIDLKNGGSVEGYIKAHRKALLLINEDTKIIPGHGRPSSKQELASYTEMLEMIKANILEAIKDGKTLEEVQQAQELTSSYDATHGSGFINPEKIRATFYNSLKQ
- a CDS encoding energy transducer TonB, with translation MEPKKNPKADLTKNSSLYFVIGLFAVMLFTYVAFEWKTYDESNDYDISMNVDDLLDEEVPMTEQIKTPPPPPPPAAPEIIEVVEDEEEVEETVIESTETSQEEEIIEVEDVEVEEMEEDVDVPFAVIENVPVFPGCESESDKRACFNKMMQKHISKNFRYPEIAQEMGVQGRVNIMFVIQKDGSIGNVRMRGPDKNLEKEAARIIAKLPKMTPGKQRGRAVRVPFSIPITFKLQ
- a CDS encoding heme-copper oxidase subunit III, whose translation is MDLTQGTVKEKNDRAKKMMLWFGIVSLLMGFAGWTSAYIVSSSREDWASDVNLPSTFYISTLVIIISSLTYILAKNAVKNDKQSTAGLWLLVTLGLGIAFIFLQFSGFSQMVAEGYYFTGPTSSIKMSYVFLIAMVHIIHVAAGMISLLVVIYNQKRGKYSSKEYLGITLGATFWHFLDLLWVYLIVFMTFVK
- a CDS encoding VanZ family protein; this translates as MFVTFSSLSSFEGVDVSYINIPHFDKIVHFGFYFVMVVLGVFAFDEQFKNRFGPQKGLIFMLIFAIAYGVIIEVLQAGFTANRQGDVLDAIANTLGALSGMWIGKSLFSNRWPLK
- the cyoE gene encoding heme o synthase; its protein translation is MKTAVSSAKSNSFALVFADFKEITKARLAISVVFSSVAGYFLGAYELSMVSILLLAFGGYCMVGASNAYNQIIEKDLDALMSRTKNRPIPAGRMSSRTAMAIAIILTILGVISLYFLNPKTAMFGAISIFLYTSVYTPLKTKTPLAVFVGAFPGAIPFMLGWVAATNDFGIEPGTLFMIQFFWQFPHFWALGWMLDEDYKKGGFKMLPTGKKDTGTALQIIMYTIWMMVISIIPVFGITGRLTLSVPAAVLIFLMGGVMLFFALQLYSKRDNVSARKLMLASVTYITLMQVVYVIDKFIA
- a CDS encoding cytochrome C oxidase subunit IV family protein, giving the protein MAHEHKLEIFRGLLKFKSNTQKIWGVLIFLTLVTIVEVVLGILKPASLTDTYFLGMKLLNWIFIILTLVKAYYIAWDFMHLRDEKTSLRRAIVWTPIFLVIYLVFILLVEADYIYNVYKDGFISWNF